A portion of the Mycobacterium paraseoulense genome contains these proteins:
- a CDS encoding cytochrome P450, with protein MASVDSTPTIDLDDLSWWTRPANERDAAFAWLRANEPRPYCPERDTQGNPRGGGFWALTRYDDIREVSRRAGDFCSGQGTLIFDQSQAMLEYRSSVITMDDPEHTRVRKIVSRGFTPRSLERVRADVDQQSRAILDSVRERGACDFVTEVAALLPLRIVNDMMGVPRSYERRIFDLTNIIMGASDPEYVPDQSPRAVGSAIYAASDELAALLAELANDRINNPRDDVITALVAARNEDNLSPQELAAFFILLITAGNETTRNAIAHGMHALTLFPDQRALWLSDPQTHTKAAVEEIVRWASPVLHMRRTVTRDGVMLGDQVFERGDKVVLWYRSGNQDETYFERGTEFDITRKQIAHLGFGAPGPHYCLGANLARLELSIFFLKLFSTLPDIRTVGEPDYLRANFVHGIKHLQVEYMPS; from the coding sequence ATGGCATCCGTTGACAGCACACCCACAATTGACCTCGACGACCTGAGCTGGTGGACCAGACCGGCCAACGAGCGAGACGCCGCGTTCGCATGGCTACGCGCCAACGAACCCCGCCCGTACTGTCCAGAGCGCGACACGCAAGGCAACCCGCGCGGCGGCGGCTTTTGGGCGTTGACGCGCTACGACGACATCCGGGAGGTAAGCCGCCGCGCCGGAGACTTCTGCTCGGGGCAAGGCACGCTCATCTTCGATCAGTCGCAGGCCATGCTCGAGTACCGCAGTTCGGTGATCACTATGGACGACCCCGAGCACACCCGCGTACGAAAGATCGTCTCCCGCGGCTTCACTCCCCGCTCGCTCGAGCGCGTGCGCGCCGACGTCGATCAACAGAGCCGGGCCATCCTCGATAGCGTGCGCGAGCGTGGTGCATGCGACTTCGTCACCGAAGTTGCGGCCCTGCTTCCGCTCCGCATCGTCAACGACATGATGGGGGTTCCGCGCAGCTATGAACGGCGCATATTCGACCTCACCAACATCATCATGGGCGCAAGCGATCCTGAATACGTCCCCGACCAGAGTCCGCGAGCGGTCGGCTCGGCCATCTACGCCGCCAGCGACGAACTCGCCGCGCTGCTAGCAGAACTCGCCAACGATCGGATCAACAATCCCCGTGACGATGTGATCACCGCACTTGTCGCGGCGCGCAATGAGGACAACCTAAGCCCCCAGGAACTTGCCGCGTTTTTCATCCTGCTCATCACCGCAGGCAACGAGACCACCCGTAACGCAATCGCGCACGGCATGCACGCCTTGACGTTGTTTCCCGATCAGCGGGCGCTGTGGCTGTCGGATCCCCAGACCCATACCAAGGCTGCGGTCGAAGAAATCGTCCGGTGGGCCTCGCCGGTCTTGCACATGCGGCGCACGGTCACCCGCGACGGTGTAATGCTCGGCGACCAGGTATTTGAGCGCGGAGACAAAGTAGTGCTCTGGTACCGCTCGGGCAATCAGGACGAAACCTACTTCGAACGCGGCACGGAATTCGACATCACCCGAAAGCAAATCGCGCACTTGGGATTCGGCGCCCCCGGACCTCACTACTGCCTGGGCGCGAACCTGGCCCGACTCGAGCTTTCCATCTTCTTCCTCAAGCTCTTCTCCACGCTGCCAGATATCCGCACGGTGGGCGAGCCGGACTACCTGCGGGCCAACTTCGTGCACGGGATCAAGCACCTACAGGTCGAGTACATGCCGAGCTGA
- a CDS encoding amidohydrolase family protein has product MTKLWANSGDSHFLEPDELWRDNLPPHLAERVPRSVKDPDGEWETVHIDSMAFRRKLPTSAARKFMEMTVGAPGGKDVSVRINDLDNEGVWGEVVYPSLGLWCSSFRSPELLREALRVSNDWAYETLEKASPRLVTVGQVSTLDVGDAVKELERIAEMGYRAVFLPTLPHPMQKDYNYPEWEPFWDACDAANMVIAFHIGSEPVDLSDKTRNPGQKYRGPGGAVLNYTETTFEGQRAVMKLVASGALDKRPNLKVLVSEGGATWVPFIADRMEEGYRQHHMAVRPKLERPIREQIFSQVYASFQHDKSAVAAATYMGYHNVMWGSDYPHMEGTFGHTQETLHELFDDADPKVAERVMRGTFYELFPDVPQVPVEEPVGAGA; this is encoded by the coding sequence ATGACGAAACTCTGGGCCAATTCCGGTGACTCGCACTTCCTGGAGCCCGACGAATTATGGCGGGACAACTTGCCGCCTCACCTTGCCGAACGCGTACCAAGGTCCGTCAAGGATCCCGACGGCGAGTGGGAGACTGTCCATATCGACAGTATGGCGTTCCGGCGCAAACTTCCCACCAGTGCCGCACGCAAGTTTATGGAGATGACCGTCGGCGCTCCGGGCGGCAAGGACGTGTCGGTGCGCATTAACGACCTGGACAACGAGGGCGTGTGGGGCGAGGTCGTCTACCCTTCACTTGGGTTGTGGTGCTCGTCGTTCCGCAGCCCAGAACTGCTGCGTGAGGCTTTGCGGGTCAGCAACGACTGGGCGTACGAAACCCTGGAGAAAGCCAGCCCGCGGCTGGTCACCGTCGGTCAAGTGTCCACACTCGACGTCGGCGACGCGGTCAAGGAACTGGAGCGCATCGCCGAGATGGGCTACCGCGCGGTCTTCCTGCCGACCCTGCCTCATCCCATGCAGAAGGATTACAACTATCCCGAGTGGGAACCGTTCTGGGACGCATGCGATGCCGCGAACATGGTCATCGCTTTCCATATCGGCAGCGAGCCCGTCGATCTGAGTGACAAGACACGGAACCCTGGCCAGAAGTACCGCGGTCCAGGCGGCGCCGTCCTCAACTACACCGAGACGACGTTCGAAGGCCAGCGGGCGGTCATGAAGCTGGTCGCGTCCGGCGCACTGGACAAGCGACCGAACCTCAAGGTGTTGGTCTCCGAAGGCGGCGCCACATGGGTTCCGTTCATCGCCGACCGCATGGAGGAAGGCTACCGTCAGCACCACATGGCGGTGCGGCCCAAGCTCGAGCGTCCGATCCGCGAGCAGATCTTCAGCCAGGTGTACGCCTCGTTCCAGCACGACAAAAGCGCGGTCGCGGCCGCGACCTACATGGGCTACCACAACGTCATGTGGGGCAGCGACTACCCCCACATGGAGGGGACGTTCGGCCACACGCAGGAGACTCTGCACGAGTTGTTCGACGACGCCGATCCGAAGGTGGCCGAGCGGGTCATGCGCGGCACGTTCTACGAACTGTTCCCCGATGTGCCGCAGGTTCCCGTCGAGGAGCCCGTGGGTGCCGGCGCCTGA
- a CDS encoding phenylacetate--CoA ligase family protein gives MSKEDLFEPEIEAMPRPELEQLQEQRVLELIPYVYERSDFYRMHWDEAGVKPADIRSLQDFKERIPFINKDMIRDYREKTGDPYGGILCVDPADLTSIASSSGTTGDPTFFNEQYDEYIPLMVGWVRALWEHGLRPGDHAITGSATFRGASCHEHRILGVVPIAIDSWFGQWDAVLDAIKRYDVRQVHVVGPLISELERLSHHRDMREALAPLKFMTFAGEPMGSRMQQTVREEWDTDLVLWTSAGDTGTAWECKQHDGYHVHEDTVLVEDLVPDQNESVIEGEVGELVTTDLDNVVAPLIRYRAEDLVRVNRQHCECGRTHARFWPLGRAGDLTIVRGKSVMPLEVWAVIEQFDETRSALFQIIRPQKEVDELHLRVGYAPDLTKDTGELRERICAGLAEAVGISPTVELLEEKEIVARASSAAKIPRIAKS, from the coding sequence ATGAGTAAAGAAGATCTGTTCGAACCTGAAATAGAGGCCATGCCGCGGCCGGAACTCGAACAACTGCAGGAGCAACGCGTTCTCGAGCTGATTCCGTATGTTTACGAGCGGTCGGACTTCTACCGCATGCACTGGGATGAAGCGGGGGTCAAGCCAGCCGACATCCGGTCGTTGCAGGATTTCAAGGAGCGAATCCCGTTCATCAATAAGGACATGATCCGCGATTACCGGGAGAAGACCGGCGACCCGTATGGAGGGATCCTGTGCGTCGACCCGGCCGATTTGACGTCGATCGCGTCGAGTTCGGGGACCACCGGTGACCCGACGTTCTTCAACGAGCAATATGACGAGTACATCCCGCTGATGGTGGGTTGGGTACGGGCACTTTGGGAGCACGGCCTGCGCCCGGGCGATCACGCGATCACCGGGTCGGCGACGTTTCGCGGTGCGTCCTGCCACGAGCACCGAATACTCGGTGTCGTCCCGATCGCCATCGACAGCTGGTTTGGCCAATGGGATGCGGTGCTGGACGCCATCAAGCGGTACGACGTCAGGCAGGTCCATGTTGTGGGGCCGCTGATTTCGGAACTCGAGCGTCTCAGTCATCACCGCGACATGCGTGAGGCGTTGGCTCCGCTGAAGTTCATGACCTTCGCCGGTGAGCCGATGGGGTCGCGCATGCAGCAGACCGTCAGGGAGGAATGGGACACCGACCTGGTGCTGTGGACGAGCGCCGGCGACACCGGAACCGCGTGGGAATGCAAGCAGCACGACGGATACCACGTCCACGAGGACACCGTGTTGGTGGAGGACCTCGTCCCCGACCAGAACGAGTCGGTGATCGAAGGGGAGGTCGGCGAATTGGTCACGACCGACCTCGATAACGTCGTTGCGCCGTTGATCCGCTATCGCGCTGAGGATCTGGTGCGAGTGAACAGGCAGCACTGCGAATGCGGTCGTACTCATGCCCGGTTCTGGCCGCTGGGGCGGGCGGGCGACCTGACGATCGTACGGGGCAAATCGGTCATGCCGCTGGAAGTATGGGCGGTTATCGAGCAATTCGACGAGACCCGCTCGGCGCTGTTCCAAATCATCCGGCCGCAGAAAGAGGTGGATGAGCTGCACTTGCGTGTGGGTTATGCACCGGATTTGACCAAGGACACCGGCGAACTGCGTGAGCGGATCTGCGCAGGCTTGGCCGAAGCGGTCGGTATCTCCCCGACCGTCGAATTGCTCGAGGAGAAGGAAATCGTCGCCCGTGCCTCGTCGGCGGCCAAGATTCCGAGGATTGCGAAGTCATGA
- a CDS encoding class I adenylate-forming enzyme family protein yields the protein MGDDRLLEVAMGKVDGLSLWLRDPDFPWIDESVGALLQHRARHDAGRVALYWSAAGDTITALTYADVYRDACRMARGLLEFVEPGEAVAVCGPNSIEWVLLEYACALAGVVLVPMNPAMREDEFVHILSMTDSRVVLAVNEFRGRGVIDSLRSAAGSCAARPQVLELVEWAGSTDGTHSLPTVDPKAPFIIQYTSGTTGRPKGAVLDHAASVNAGALWVGGWGHTADDILVTAAPLHHVGGSVAIVLGVLAAGSSFGTLARYDVDQLIAFVKNTAATVVAAVPTILYDLLERPGFSPDQLPSLRTVMGGGAYVPPETIRTVESRFGVECIVSYGQSEAPAFLQSSRDDPPELKATSLGRPLAGRDVRIALPNGRTARDGVVGEICTRSDMRMVGYLGQPEATAEVVDDDGWLHTGDLGAMDENGYVTSHGRARDVIIRGGENIYPDEVEAVLSTHESVAAVAVVGQPDVRWGEVPVGFVLLNPGYDMDEARLMEYGRERLASFKVPKKWIPIEAMPLTSSGKIRRVELRKALSEKA from the coding sequence GTGGGTGATGACAGATTGCTGGAGGTAGCGATGGGCAAGGTCGACGGTCTGTCGTTGTGGCTGCGTGATCCCGACTTCCCCTGGATCGACGAGTCCGTTGGTGCATTACTGCAACACCGCGCGCGCCACGATGCGGGCCGGGTTGCGCTGTACTGGTCGGCCGCCGGCGACACGATCACCGCTTTGACGTACGCCGACGTCTATCGCGACGCGTGCAGGATGGCCCGGGGACTGCTCGAATTCGTCGAACCAGGCGAGGCGGTCGCGGTCTGTGGCCCCAATTCGATCGAGTGGGTATTGCTCGAGTACGCCTGCGCCCTCGCGGGTGTGGTGCTGGTGCCGATGAATCCCGCGATGCGTGAAGACGAGTTCGTTCACATCCTCAGCATGACCGACAGCCGTGTCGTGCTGGCGGTGAACGAGTTCCGTGGACGAGGCGTCATCGACTCCCTGCGGTCGGCGGCGGGCTCATGCGCGGCGCGCCCGCAAGTCCTGGAGTTGGTCGAATGGGCGGGATCGACCGACGGCACCCACTCCTTGCCCACCGTCGATCCCAAGGCGCCCTTCATCATTCAGTACACCTCCGGCACGACGGGACGACCAAAGGGCGCGGTGCTCGACCACGCTGCATCGGTCAACGCGGGGGCACTGTGGGTAGGGGGCTGGGGGCATACCGCCGATGACATCCTGGTGACCGCGGCGCCGTTGCACCACGTCGGCGGTTCGGTGGCGATTGTGCTGGGTGTGCTTGCCGCCGGTTCGTCGTTCGGCACCTTGGCACGTTACGACGTCGATCAACTGATCGCCTTCGTCAAGAACACCGCGGCGACCGTCGTGGCGGCGGTGCCGACCATCCTCTACGACCTGCTCGAGCGGCCCGGCTTCAGCCCGGATCAATTACCCTCCCTACGCACCGTCATGGGGGGAGGCGCCTACGTTCCGCCGGAGACGATCCGCACGGTCGAATCGCGGTTCGGCGTGGAGTGCATTGTCAGCTATGGGCAGAGCGAAGCCCCGGCGTTTTTGCAATCGAGCCGCGACGACCCGCCTGAGCTAAAGGCGACATCGCTGGGACGACCGTTGGCAGGCCGCGACGTACGCATCGCCCTGCCCAACGGCCGTACGGCTCGCGACGGTGTGGTGGGGGAGATTTGTACCCGTTCGGACATGCGCATGGTCGGCTACCTTGGCCAACCTGAGGCGACCGCCGAGGTCGTCGACGACGACGGATGGCTGCACACAGGGGATCTCGGAGCGATGGACGAAAACGGGTACGTGACGTCGCACGGGCGCGCGCGAGACGTAATCATTCGCGGCGGCGAGAACATTTACCCGGATGAGGTCGAGGCTGTGTTGTCCACGCATGAATCGGTGGCTGCCGTGGCGGTGGTCGGTCAACCCGACGTCCGTTGGGGTGAGGTGCCTGTGGGATTTGTCCTGCTCAATCCCGGTTACGACATGGACGAGGCACGGTTGATGGAGTACGGCCGGGAGCGGCTCGCCTCGTTCAAGGTGCCCAAAAAGTGGATTCCTATCGAAGCCATGCCGTTGACGTCGTCGGGCAAGATTCGCCGCGTTGAGCTGCGAAAAGCTTTGTCCGAGAAGGCATGA
- a CDS encoding cytochrome P450, which translates to METKLEPFDFRLSEYGKATEYVQPPQPYLAQKVADLRYERVEEGVVYLYRHDDIIKINRHPKVLGVGGRGPAFGVPMPLIPLEIDGDDHAKWRRILDPMFTPKQVARLEDAVRQLAGELVDGFAGDDIVDITQRYCVPLPCLTFLQLFGAPTKDLDFFLQFMKDILHPTGKTAEENQEIGAAAGMRLVTYFTEHLANRRATEPRDDVLGILLETEIDGERLNDMELMNIITLMMFAGLDTVTSSLSLMLDWLARHPDERARVIADTSLIRGLVEELLRYESPVPVGTRYPTEDVDLGDGLVIKAGEAILASWATANLDASVHDDPLRINIDRPRHQHIAFASGTHRCLGSNLARMELKIAIEELHKRLPHYELAPGEDVRYVNLPVRSAEYLPLKFLNG; encoded by the coding sequence ATGGAGACCAAACTCGAGCCGTTCGATTTCCGGCTCTCGGAATACGGCAAGGCGACCGAATATGTCCAGCCTCCACAGCCGTATCTCGCACAAAAGGTCGCCGATCTTCGGTACGAGCGTGTCGAAGAGGGTGTCGTCTATCTCTACCGGCACGACGACATCATCAAAATCAATCGACACCCCAAGGTCCTTGGCGTTGGTGGCCGCGGACCGGCATTCGGGGTTCCCATGCCACTGATCCCACTCGAGATCGACGGCGACGACCACGCCAAGTGGCGGCGCATCCTCGATCCGATGTTCACGCCCAAGCAGGTGGCACGTCTCGAGGATGCGGTGCGCCAGCTGGCCGGTGAGCTCGTCGACGGGTTCGCAGGAGACGACATCGTGGACATCACCCAGCGCTATTGCGTGCCGCTGCCCTGTCTGACATTTCTGCAATTGTTCGGTGCTCCCACAAAGGATCTCGATTTCTTCCTGCAATTCATGAAGGACATCCTTCATCCCACCGGAAAGACCGCCGAAGAGAACCAGGAGATCGGGGCTGCCGCCGGCATGCGCCTGGTCACCTACTTCACCGAGCACCTCGCCAATCGTCGCGCCACCGAGCCCCGCGATGACGTCCTGGGCATCCTGCTGGAGACCGAGATTGACGGCGAACGGTTAAACGACATGGAGCTGATGAACATCATCACGCTGATGATGTTCGCCGGCCTCGACACGGTGACATCGTCACTTTCGCTGATGCTCGACTGGCTCGCTCGGCATCCCGACGAACGCGCCCGGGTCATCGCCGATACGTCGCTGATTCGCGGATTGGTTGAGGAACTACTGCGCTACGAGTCGCCGGTGCCTGTCGGCACGCGCTACCCGACCGAGGACGTTGACCTCGGTGACGGCCTCGTGATCAAGGCCGGCGAGGCCATCCTCGCATCGTGGGCGACAGCGAACCTCGATGCGTCGGTGCACGACGATCCCTTGCGTATCAACATCGATCGGCCGCGTCATCAGCACATCGCTTTCGCCAGCGGCACGCATCGTTGTCTGGGCTCCAACCTCGCCCGCATGGAGCTCAAGATCGCGATCGAAGAACTGCACAAGCGCTTGCCACACTATGAGCTCGCGCCTGGCGAAGACGTCCGATACGTTAACCTGCCGGTGCGCAGCGCGGAGTACCTGCCCCTCAAATTCCTGAACGGCTGA
- a CDS encoding AMP-binding protein, with amino-acid sequence MRTFRPLQSRAEGLIHEECHMYRLTLGDVLDQNSRTYPDKVATVCGEHRYTYRQLRERVDRLAGCLKNAGVGEGDRLLWLGQNCHRLLELILASARLGAMTCPVNWRQSVDEFVFVIEDLDPKVVVWQEDITGDVSKEARTKVGGEALWVQHDGDGEDGYERLLAANEPNSSFGDVDPALPVVVMYTAAFGGRPNGSMITQLGLLTQDANLFYLAEITSEYVYLNCGPLFHIGSLMFTVATFHIGGTNVFIARAEPQYVMEAISRERCVSGFVLPPTIEKIVELNADGAHDLTSFRSPFPVPGWVDMVSPDTSAFFRGGYGQTEATGFNCFAGYGGKAGVSTAGRPSPWTRVYILDEDGREVPQGEVGEITFDGPMVHAGYWNRPQINAERTRSGGWRTNDLGLRDEGGIINFIGPKTQMIKSGVENIYPAEVERCIEEIDAVKEAAIIGVPDAQYVQSVKAIIVVEPGHTVTAEDVIAHCKARIASYKKPKFVEFLDALPRLVTGGKDYALLDQKFGGGGYPGGGTRSQ; translated from the coding sequence ATGCGCACTTTCCGTCCGCTCCAAAGTCGCGCCGAAGGCCTGATCCATGAGGAGTGTCATATGTATCGGTTGACGTTGGGTGATGTTCTGGATCAGAACAGTCGCACCTATCCCGACAAGGTCGCCACCGTATGTGGCGAACACCGCTACACCTATCGCCAACTGCGGGAACGGGTCGACCGGCTGGCGGGTTGCCTTAAGAATGCCGGCGTCGGCGAGGGCGATCGGCTGCTGTGGCTGGGCCAGAACTGTCACCGGTTGCTCGAGTTGATTTTGGCAAGCGCGAGGCTGGGCGCGATGACATGCCCGGTGAACTGGCGGCAGTCCGTCGACGAGTTCGTGTTCGTGATCGAAGATCTCGACCCCAAGGTCGTGGTCTGGCAGGAGGACATCACCGGCGACGTGTCGAAGGAGGCCCGCACCAAGGTCGGCGGCGAAGCGCTGTGGGTTCAGCACGACGGCGATGGCGAAGACGGCTACGAGCGTTTGCTCGCAGCGAACGAACCGAACTCCTCGTTCGGCGATGTCGATCCGGCATTGCCGGTCGTGGTGATGTATACGGCGGCTTTCGGTGGTCGCCCCAACGGTTCAATGATCACCCAGCTCGGGCTGCTAACGCAGGACGCGAACCTCTTCTATCTCGCCGAGATCACTTCGGAATACGTGTATTTGAACTGCGGACCGCTGTTTCACATTGGCAGCCTCATGTTCACAGTGGCCACCTTTCACATCGGCGGAACGAATGTATTCATCGCACGAGCCGAGCCGCAGTATGTGATGGAGGCGATCAGCCGCGAGCGTTGTGTGTCGGGATTCGTGCTCCCCCCCACCATCGAGAAGATCGTCGAACTCAACGCCGATGGCGCGCACGACTTAACGAGCTTCCGGTCGCCGTTTCCAGTGCCCGGCTGGGTCGACATGGTCTCGCCCGACACGTCGGCGTTCTTCCGTGGTGGATACGGTCAGACCGAGGCGACGGGATTCAACTGCTTCGCCGGATACGGCGGTAAGGCAGGGGTTTCGACGGCTGGGCGTCCATCGCCGTGGACGCGCGTCTACATCCTGGACGAAGACGGTCGCGAGGTGCCGCAGGGCGAAGTCGGCGAGATCACGTTCGACGGTCCGATGGTTCACGCCGGGTACTGGAACAGGCCGCAGATCAATGCCGAACGCACCCGCAGTGGCGGCTGGCGAACCAACGACCTCGGATTGCGGGACGAAGGCGGCATCATCAACTTCATCGGACCCAAGACACAGATGATCAAGTCCGGTGTCGAGAACATCTATCCCGCGGAAGTCGAGCGGTGCATCGAGGAAATCGATGCGGTCAAGGAAGCGGCCATCATTGGTGTGCCGGATGCCCAGTACGTGCAATCGGTCAAGGCGATCATCGTCGTTGAACCGGGACACACGGTCACGGCAGAAGACGTCATCGCCCACTGCAAGGCGCGCATTGCGTCGTACAAGAAACCAAAATTCGTCGAATTCCTCGACGCGCTCCCACGTTTGGTCACCGGCGGCAAGGACTATGCGCTGTTGGACCAGAAGTTCGGTGGCGGTGGCTACCCCGGCGGCGGTACCCGCAGTCAATAG
- a CDS encoding FadR/GntR family transcriptional regulator, producing the protein MTSPSLPPADTTGAPGSRGKLAQLTAKRIEADIIRRRWPVGALLGSEAELREHYGVSRAVLREAIRLTEHHQAATMRRGPAGGLVVRAPEPSGATQAMVIYLESVGTNLEDLIGARLLLEPLAVALAIERVDEQGIEHLRAVLAADDSDLPHRGKSGHVVHVAIGERSGNPAVALFIEILAQLTERYSKVTNGREHAATSAAIGHDGVNAHRAVVEAIIGGDVARAQFAMRNHLEALGAWLADQAKLLSYHARPSAFDNVISGDKLAEVVAERIRQDIRQADGRVGDVLGSETILQDRYAVSRSVLREAIRLLEYHSIAQMRRGPGGGLVVSAPDAEASVETMSLYLDYRHIEVRDLLGVQESIELGCIDNVAARINEPGVADRLRGSLLIDEHTPESDVLEAARLFHAELADLSGNPILELFLKVLLELWVRHSAALPVKNPAAGPRAPELAAVHAAIVDALLANDSGLAKNRLRRYLRALGDWWQA; encoded by the coding sequence ATGACTTCGCCTAGCTTGCCGCCGGCCGACACGACCGGCGCACCGGGCTCGAGGGGCAAGCTGGCCCAGTTGACCGCCAAACGCATCGAAGCCGACATTATCCGCCGACGGTGGCCCGTCGGTGCCCTACTCGGCTCCGAGGCCGAACTACGCGAACACTACGGGGTCAGTCGGGCCGTGCTGCGCGAAGCCATCCGCCTCACCGAGCATCACCAGGCCGCCACAATGCGTCGCGGCCCCGCGGGCGGATTGGTGGTCCGAGCCCCCGAGCCCAGCGGCGCCACCCAAGCGATGGTCATCTATCTGGAAAGCGTTGGCACCAACCTCGAAGACCTCATCGGAGCGCGGCTCCTGCTCGAGCCGCTGGCCGTGGCACTGGCCATTGAGCGCGTCGACGAGCAAGGCATCGAACATCTGCGTGCGGTCTTGGCGGCAGACGATTCCGACCTGCCCCACCGCGGCAAGTCCGGCCACGTCGTACACGTCGCGATCGGGGAGCGATCGGGCAATCCCGCAGTCGCGTTGTTCATCGAGATTCTCGCTCAGCTCACTGAGCGCTACTCGAAGGTGACCAACGGCCGCGAGCATGCCGCGACCTCGGCGGCGATCGGCCACGACGGCGTCAACGCCCATCGCGCGGTCGTCGAAGCGATCATCGGTGGCGACGTGGCGCGCGCCCAATTCGCCATGCGGAACCACCTTGAGGCCCTGGGCGCTTGGTTAGCCGATCAGGCGAAGCTGCTGTCGTATCACGCACGCCCCTCGGCCTTCGACAATGTCATCAGCGGCGACAAGCTGGCCGAGGTTGTAGCAGAACGGATTCGACAAGACATCCGTCAAGCCGACGGACGAGTCGGCGATGTACTGGGCTCGGAAACCATCCTGCAAGACCGCTACGCCGTAAGCCGCTCGGTGCTGCGCGAAGCCATCCGCTTGCTCGAATATCACTCCATCGCCCAGATGCGAAGGGGACCTGGTGGCGGACTCGTGGTGTCGGCACCCGACGCCGAGGCGAGCGTGGAGACGATGAGCTTATACCTTGACTACCGCCACATCGAGGTCCGCGATCTGCTCGGGGTGCAGGAGTCCATTGAGCTGGGCTGTATAGACAATGTCGCGGCGCGTATCAACGAACCCGGCGTGGCCGACCGGTTGCGCGGATCGCTGTTGATCGACGAGCACACACCGGAATCCGACGTGCTGGAAGCCGCCCGGTTATTCCACGCCGAGCTCGCCGACCTCAGCGGCAACCCGATTCTTGAACTCTTCCTCAAGGTGCTGCTGGAGCTGTGGGTACGTCACAGCGCCGCGCTTCCGGTGAAAAACCCCGCCGCCGGGCCCCGCGCCCCGGAGCTGGCCGCCGTGCACGCCGCGATCGTCGACGCGTTGCTGGCCAACGACTCCGGCCTGGCCAAGAACCGACTGCGCCGCTACCTCCGTGCACTCGGCGACTGGTGGCAAGCCTGA
- a CDS encoding phosphotransferase family protein, which translates to MTIATQRDIDATGRTLRRWFVAKAGARVVHDVEVTPSKSGFSNETVMCRVRWLDAASTEHDDSLVLRIEPTRHQLFPTSDALHQAAVMQALAGACRLPLPQIRFAEPESRWFGAAFYLMNRIDGRIPTDVPSYHQRGWVAELSAAERARLYDNALARLAELHQLDPRRVASVLSPKSSTGNPLQDYVEHVTAWARWADADLQINRSCITDGLRYVQRARPADVAPVVVWGDARIGNMIFGTDLSVVSMLDWEAATIGPAGIDVGWWLMFEEYICEAGGLNRLPGIPCREAILQHYESLRGCPVKDVSYFEVLAALVFSLINSRLATLLRNGGFDEQRAAQFAERSTAMLGRGLDVAGA; encoded by the coding sequence GTGACCATTGCCACGCAGCGCGACATCGATGCCACCGGTCGCACGCTGCGCCGCTGGTTCGTTGCCAAGGCGGGTGCGCGCGTCGTTCACGATGTGGAAGTGACGCCGTCGAAGAGCGGATTTTCCAACGAGACGGTGATGTGTCGTGTGCGGTGGTTGGATGCCGCGTCGACCGAACACGATGACAGCCTGGTGCTGCGCATTGAGCCGACCCGCCATCAGCTCTTTCCGACCAGCGATGCGCTGCATCAGGCCGCGGTCATGCAGGCGCTGGCTGGCGCGTGCCGACTTCCGTTGCCGCAAATTCGCTTCGCCGAACCCGAGTCGCGGTGGTTCGGTGCCGCCTTTTACCTGATGAATCGAATCGACGGCCGGATACCGACCGATGTGCCGAGCTATCACCAGCGTGGCTGGGTGGCCGAGTTGTCAGCCGCCGAGCGCGCGCGCTTGTATGACAATGCGCTGGCACGGCTGGCCGAGCTGCATCAACTAGATCCGCGGCGGGTCGCATCGGTGCTTTCGCCCAAGTCATCGACCGGTAATCCCTTGCAGGACTACGTCGAGCATGTGACAGCGTGGGCGAGGTGGGCCGATGCTGATCTGCAGATCAACCGGTCCTGCATCACTGATGGGCTGCGTTATGTGCAACGCGCCCGACCCGCCGATGTCGCACCGGTGGTGGTGTGGGGCGATGCACGCATCGGCAACATGATCTTTGGAACGGATCTGTCTGTGGTGTCGATGCTGGACTGGGAGGCCGCTACCATCGGCCCGGCCGGCATCGACGTCGGGTGGTGGTTGATGTTCGAGGAGTACATCTGTGAGGCCGGCGGGCTGAACAGACTGCCGGGTATTCCGTGTCGTGAGGCGATACTGCAGCACTACGAGTCCTTGCGGGGTTGCCCGGTTAAGGACGTGAGCTACTTTGAAGTGCTTGCCGCTCTGGTGTTCTCATTGATCAATAGTCGGCTGGCGACGCTGTTGCGCAATGGGGGATTCGACGAACAGCGGGCGGCGCAGTTCGCCGAGCGCTCGACGGCGATGTTAGGGCGAGGGCTCGATGTCGCCGGTGCCTGA